A region of Polyodon spathula isolate WHYD16114869_AA chromosome 4, ASM1765450v1, whole genome shotgun sequence DNA encodes the following proteins:
- the LOC121314286 gene encoding 5-beta-cholestane-3-alpha,7-alpha-diol 12-alpha-hydroxylase-like produces the protein MPLLLPVLLALLISILSGLYFLGALRKRRPGEPPLDKGPIPWLGHVLDFRRDTAKFLQKMQEKHGSIFTVQLAGHYFTFLMDPFSFGTVVKEARAKLDFNKFAVQLIEKVFGYHTTENYRKFLQTSSNKHLMGDGLVVMTQAMMENLQRLMLHSIGSRKEQKAWSQDGLFNYSYNIVFRAGYLALYGNETAKEAGSLEKAKEQDRIQSEELFQEFRKYDRLFPRLAYGVLPPKEKMEAERLKRLFWNRLSVQKGANKDNISSWVLDQQRVRADNGMKESMLDRYMFVLLWASQGNTGPSAFWLLLFLMKHSEAMKAVQGEVDQLLRETGQMVTSGAPLLNLTRDMLLKTPILDSAVEETLRLTAAPVLTRAVMQDMKLRMADEREYSIREGDRVALFPYTAVQMDPDVHPDPDKFKYDRFLTKKTDFYKDGKKLKYYNMPWGAGVTMCPGRFFATNELKQFVFLMLTYFEFELENPDEEIPSIDVTRWGFGSMQPVRDVQFKYRLRF, from the coding sequence ATGCCTCTCTTGCTTCCAGTCCTCCTTGCCTTGCTAATCTCCATCCTCAGTGGCCTTTATTTCTTGGGAGCTTTACGTAAAAGACGACCCGGAGAGCCTCCCCTGGACAAGGGCCCCATACCATGGCTGGGCCATGTGCTGGACTTCCGAAGGGACACAGCCAAGTTCCTGCAGAAGATGCAAGAGAAGCATGGGAgcattttcactgtgcagttAGCAGGTCACTACTTCACCTTCCTCATGGACCCCTTTTCTTTTGGCACTGTAGTGAAAGAGGCCAGAGCCAAGCTTGACTTTAACAAGTTTGCTGTACAGCTGATAGAAAAGGTCTTTGGCTACCACACAACGGAAAATTACCGCAAGTTCCTGCAAACCTCCAGTAACAAGCACCTGATGGGCGACGGCTTGGTGGTTATGACCCAGGCCATGATGGAGAACTTGCAGAGGCTGATGCTGCATAGCATTGGCTCGAGGAAAGAGCAAAAAGCATGGAGCCAGGATGGACTGTTCAACTATAGCTACAACATTGTCTTCAGGGCTGGCTACCTTGCACTTTACGGCAACGAGACTGCCAAGGAAGCTGGCAGTTTGGAGAAAGCTAAAGAGCAAGACCGTATCCAATCTGAGGAACTGTTCCAAGAGTTCCGCAAGTACGATAGACTCTTCCCCCGGCTGGCATATGGAGTGCTGCCGCCAAAGGAAAAGATGGAAGCAGAGAGGTTGAAGAGGTTGTTTTGGAACAGGCTCTCTGTGCAGAAGGGGGCTAACAAAGATAACATCAGCAGCTGGGTGTTGGATCAGCAGCGGGTGAGAGCTGATAATGGAATGAAGGAATCCATGCTGGACAGATACATGTTTGTGCTGCTCTGGGCTTCCCAGGGCAACACTGGTCCGTCTGCATTCTGGCTGCTACTGTTCCTCATGAAGCATTCTGAAGCCATGAAGGCAGTCCAGGGGGAAGTGGACCAGCTCTTGAGGGAAACCGGCCAAATGGTCACATCTGGGGCCCCACTACTTAATCTCACTAGAGACATGCTTCTCAAGACCCCCATTTTAGACAGTGCAGTGGAGGAAACCCTTCGCTTAACTGCTGCCCCAGTTCTCACCAGGGCTGTCATGCAGGACATGAAACTCAGGATGGCAGATGAGCGTGAGTACAGCATACGAGAGGGGGACAGAGTGGCGCTGTTCCCATACACTGCAGTGCAGATGGACCCGGACGTGCATCCAGACCCAGACAAATTTAAATATGACCGATTCCTGACCAAAAAGACTGACTTTTACAAAGATGGTAAGAAGCTGAAATATTATAACATGCCTTGGGGTGCTGGAGTCACTATGTGCCCGGGACGCTTCTTTGCTACAAATGAGCTCAAACAGTTTGTCTTCCTCATGCTGACATACTTTGAGTTTGAGCTGGAAAACCCAGATGAGGAAATCCCCTCCATTGATGTCACACGCTGGGGTTTTGGATCTATGCAACCAGTCAGAGACGTCCAGTTTAAATACCGTCTACGATTCTAA